One Aegilops tauschii subsp. strangulata cultivar AL8/78 chromosome 7, Aet v6.0, whole genome shotgun sequence genomic window carries:
- the LOC109769692 gene encoding uncharacterized protein: MEKATNNTAEYEGLLAGLRIAADLGIGIIIRGDSQLVVKQVNKDYHSPLMETYVDEVRKLEEHFDGLQTKHIPRAENSIADDLSKRDALKLPVEPGTFVLHLTQPSVTPSTWQNKRRKLNTGKYFPTELTEAADNDIAGNKDKLAGEQQAPAGTRVLAIEASAPAADDMPLVLVVEPQALAWAQQIVLFLQIGQLPEDQEEAERVSHQSSMYQFVGNNLYRKRPNGVKLKCIYREDEQKLLAEIHGGICGSHIGSRALVSKAFRQGFYWPTALQDATELVTKCGACQFHSKQSHQPTQAL, translated from the coding sequence ATGGAGAAggcaacaaacaacactgctgagtatgaAGGACtacttgccggtctcaggattgcAGCAGACCTTGGAATCGGAATTATCATTAGAGGCGACTCACAGTTGGTTGTGaagcaagttaacaaagattatcatAGCCCGTTGATGGAAACATATGTTGACGAAGTGAGAAAATTGGAAGAGCACTTTGATGGATTGCAAACAAAGCACATTCCTCGTGCAGAGAATAGCATAGCTGATGATCTATCAAAGCGTGACGCactcaagctacctgtggaaccaggaacttttgtgcTCCATTTGACTCAGCCATCTGTAACACCATCAACATGGCAGAACAAGAGAAGAAAGTTGAAcaccggcaagtactttcctaccgagctcACAGAAGCTGCCGACAACGATATTGCCGGGAACAAGGACAAGCTTGCCGGTGAGCAGCAAGCTCCGGCAGGAACTCGAGTTCTTGCCATTGAAGCTAGCGCTCCTGCAGCCGATGATATGCCTTTAGTCCTTGTTGTCGAGCCACAAGCTCTGGCATGGGCACAACAGATAGTCCTGTTCCTTCAAATAGGACAACTTCCTGaagatcaagaagaagctgaaagagtatCCCATCAGTctagtatgtatcagtttgtagGCAACAATCTATACAGAAAGAGACCAAATggggtgaaattgaagtgcatttatCGGGAAGACGAACAGAAGCttttggcggagatacatggaggcatatgtggctctcaCATAGGATCAAGGGCCCTTGTCAGCAAAGCATTTCGGCAAGGCTTCTattggcccactgccctccaggatgcaactgagCTAGTAACCAAATGTGGAGCATGCCAGTTTCACTCGAAGCAATCACATCAGCCAACTCAAGCTCTTTAG